GTTGAATTCACCAGATTTATTTGTCACTGCCGTTCACCCGCAGGTGGAAGTAAAAACTTCTGATGCAAGACAGATTTTAAAGAAAAACATTCTCTTGAAAGATGCCATTGAGCAATGGGGTAATATTGCCGGATTGGTTGCAGGTATCCAGAAAAATGATTTTGCCCTGATCGGGCGAAGTTTACATGATGTGATTGTTGAACCCGTACGAAGTATTTTAATTCCGAAATTCGATGAAATAAAAGAAAAAAGTTTAAAAATCGAAGCTCTGGGAGGCGGAATTTCCGGTTCCGGGCCTTCTATTTTTATGTTGAGTGAACAAGAGGAAACGGCACAGAAAATTGCAAAAATGATGAAATCTGTTTATGAAGAAATTGATATTGAAAGTTTCGTGTATGTTTCAAAAATAAATCCGTCAGGCATCAAAATCATAGAATAAAATTAAACCGATGAAATATTATAATATAAAAGATAAACAGGAAGTTGTTGATTTCAAAACAGCAACTATAAAAGGACAAGGAAAAGAAAAAGGCTTATTTTACCCTGAATATATTCCGTCATTTGACAAAGAATTTATTGAAAATTTAAACAATTTTTCAAACGAAGAAATTGCATTTCAATGTATGAAAGATTTTGTAGGAGATGAGATTCCTGATGAAATTTTAAAGGAAATCGTTTCAGAGACCATCAATTTTGATATTCCTTTGAAGAAAATCAATGAAAAAGTATATTCTTTAGAACTTTTTCACGGTCCTACTCTAGCATTTAAAGATGTTGGAGCCCGATTTATGAGCAGATGTCTTTCTTATTTTTTGAAAGATGAAAACAAAAAAGTGACCGTTTTAGTTGCCACTTCCGGTGATACAGGAGGTGCGGTTGCCAATGGTTTTTATAACACAGAAAATACAAATATTGTCATTCTTTATCCAAAAAATCGAGTGAGTAAAGTTCAGGAACAACAACTGACGGCTTTGGACGAAAATATTTCAGCGCTGGAAGTGAACGGAAATTTTGATGATTGTCAGCAACTCGTGAAGCAAGCTTTTGCAGATGATGAAATTAACTCTCAGTTGTTTTTGACTTCAGCCAATTCCATCAATGTTGCGAGATGGCTTCCTCAGCAAATCTATTATCTATTAGCATTAAAACAATGGCAAGAGTTAGAAAAAGAAAATCCGGTAATTTGTGTCCCGAGCGGAAATTTCGGGAATATCTGTGCGGGAATTTTAACATATTTCAGAGGTCTTCCCGCAGATCATTTCGTGGCTGCCTGTAATGAAAATGATAGCATTCCAAATTATTTAAACACGGAAAAACTAGAAATCAAAGAAACTGTTGCCACACTTTCCAACGCAATGGATGTAGGAAATCCGAGCAATTTTGTGAGAGTTTTAGAACTTTTTGGAAATCAGTTTGAGGAATTAAAAAGTAAAATTTTCGCGTATTCTATTAATGATGAGAAAACTTTACAGACGATTCAGAACGTATATAAGAAGTTTAATTATTTACTTGAACCTCATGGAGCCGTAGCTTATGCTGCGTTGGAAAAATATTTAACAGAAAATCCTGATAAAAAAGGGTTTATTCTGGAGACGGCACATCCCGTAAAATTTCCTGATGCCGTGGAAAAAGCGACAAATATTAAAATTGAGTTACCGGAATCATTAAAAGAATTAATGAAAAAAGATAAAAAAAGTACAGAAATAGGTCCCGATTTTGAAGAATTAAAACGATTTTTGCTTAATAAAAATTAAAGAAAATATGAGCAAGATTTATCTTGAAGACGTAAAAATATATGCTTATCACGGGGTTTTACCTGAAGAAAATATTATCGGAACTTATTACATTCTAAATGTAGAACTTCACACTGATTTGTGGAAAGCCGCGGAATCCGATGATTTGAATGACACCATCAGTTACGCAGACATCAACGATATTATTCATGATGAAATGAAAATCAACTCTAAATTGCTGGAACATGTTGCAGGAAGAATCATCTCTAAAATTCATGAAAAATTTTCACAAATTGATTATATCAAGTTAAAAATAACCAAAACCGCTCCACCAATGAAAGGTGAAATGAAGGGAGCAAGCATTGAATTAGAACAAAGCTTTAAACCTCAGAATTAAATTTTTTTATTAATTTCGTTTATTAAAACATAAAGACTTGAAATCCATCAAAATAGTATTTCTTTTCGCATTCGCCGGAGTTTTCGGACAGACGAGTGTGAGCACTCAGCCCAATCCTTATAATTTCCCGAAGATAAAATCCAGCATTACCATGCCGGTGACGATCCCGCTTTTGGAGATCAGCAACATGATCAACGCTTCGGTGGGCGACCTTATTTATCAGGACGATTCTTATACGGATAACAACAACGACCAGTTTAAAGTAAAGGTGTGGAAAACTCGTGCTATACGCCTGGTTGGAGGAACAAACAATAACTTACTGATAGAAGTTCCCTTAAAGATCTGGGCAGAAAAAGGTATTGGAACTCTGGGCGTTTACAGTTATCAGAATACCACTTTTGAAACCGTAATGTCTTTTAACACCACGCTTAATTTTCAAAATAACTGGACCATTTCCACCAATACAAAACCCAATGGTTTTAAATGGGTGAGCAAACCGGTGCTGGATTATGGAAGAATTAAAATTCCCATCACCTCGCTGGTAGAGAAAAACCTGATTGAACAGCAGCAAAAATTCGCCAAAACAATAGATCAGCAGATGACGACTCAACTGAATTTTCAGCAGTATGCGGTAATGGCCTGGAACGTATTTTCGCAGCCTTTTAATATTTCGGAGGAATACAATACGTGGTTGAAAGTTACGCCCGTGAAAGTCAACATAACTCCTTTAAAATTCTACGGAAACCAAATCAATACCAATTTGGGAATCGATGTCTATTCTGAAACTTTTACAGGGTCGAAACCTGCTGCTTCACCTACGATCAACTCAGCGGCTAATTTTAACTTTTTGCCGAATTTGGCTGATCAATTTTCACTTCAGACGACCGCTAATATTCCTTTTACCGAAGCCAGCAATATTGCAAGACAAACTTTTCTGAATAAAGAATTTGATATTCAGAATTCAAAAGTAAAAGTGACGGACATCCGTGTGTATGGCATTGATGATAAAATTATGATCGAAGCCCAGACAGAAGGTTATATTAAAGGAACTGCAATTATTTCCGGTATCCCCGTGTATGATGAGGTGAAAAGAAAGATCGTTCTGTCGAATACCAAATTCAAGCTGAAAACTATGAATATTTTACATAAAACGGCTTCTGTACTATTTCAGGGGAAAATTGTAAAGACGATAGAACAGGAATATGGAATTCCCACACAGGAATTAGAGGATAATGCTAAAAAAAGTATAGAGGAAGCTTTTAACAAGGAATATTATAAAGGATTAAAAATGAACGGTCGGGTATTTAATTTAAAACCGTCAAAAATTCTTCTAACCTCAACGGGAATCACTGCTGTGATTGATACCAACGCTTCTTTAAAATTACTATTAAACGGAATGTAAAAACTTAAAACTAATAACTAAACATGAGAAAATATTTACAGATCATAGACAGAAACCGTGGCACAAAGTGGCAACGTTTCGCCAATTATTTTATTGACCGACTTATTATTAACATCTTTTTCTTTGGATTTGGTGCGTTTGGAGTACTGATTGATCAGCTTCTAGGCACCTATTATTTCACTAACTTTTTATTAAAAATCTCTCAGATAGGAAGATTCGGTGATATTCTTTTAACCTCTTTTATTTATTTTATGTATGCTTTTCTGATGGAATATTTTACTAATGGAAGAACGATTGGAAAGTATATTACAGGAACAAAAGTGATCATGACCGACGGGGAGCGACCGACACTGAGCAATTATTTTATCAGAAATATTTCGAGAATTGTTCCTTTCGATGTCTTTTCTTTCCTTGGTGAGAACGGTTGGCACGACAGCTGGAGCGATACCCGAGTCATTAATATTAAAAATTATGAAGCTGAAAGACAGGCAAAAAGCGAAATCGACAGCCTGGGCACGAAAGAAATTGCATAAAAAAATTTGGTTGAATAAAGAATTTTACTATATTTGCACACCTAAAAAATGGTAAAAACGGTGCTTTGGCCGAGCGGCTAG
The sequence above is a segment of the Chryseobacterium sp. MYb264 genome. Coding sequences within it:
- the thrC gene encoding threonine synthase, encoding MKYYNIKDKQEVVDFKTATIKGQGKEKGLFYPEYIPSFDKEFIENLNNFSNEEIAFQCMKDFVGDEIPDEILKEIVSETINFDIPLKKINEKVYSLELFHGPTLAFKDVGARFMSRCLSYFLKDENKKVTVLVATSGDTGGAVANGFYNTENTNIVILYPKNRVSKVQEQQLTALDENISALEVNGNFDDCQQLVKQAFADDEINSQLFLTSANSINVARWLPQQIYYLLALKQWQELEKENPVICVPSGNFGNICAGILTYFRGLPADHFVAACNENDSIPNYLNTEKLEIKETVATLSNAMDVGNPSNFVRVLELFGNQFEELKSKIFAYSINDEKTLQTIQNVYKKFNYLLEPHGAVAYAALEKYLTENPDKKGFILETAHPVKFPDAVEKATNIKIELPESLKELMKKDKKSTEIGPDFEELKRFLLNKN
- the folB gene encoding dihydroneopterin aldolase, with the translated sequence MSKIYLEDVKIYAYHGVLPEENIIGTYYILNVELHTDLWKAAESDDLNDTISYADINDIIHDEMKINSKLLEHVAGRIISKIHEKFSQIDYIKLKITKTAPPMKGEMKGASIELEQSFKPQN
- a CDS encoding DUF4403 family protein → MKSIKIVFLFAFAGVFGQTSVSTQPNPYNFPKIKSSITMPVTIPLLEISNMINASVGDLIYQDDSYTDNNNDQFKVKVWKTRAIRLVGGTNNNLLIEVPLKIWAEKGIGTLGVYSYQNTTFETVMSFNTTLNFQNNWTISTNTKPNGFKWVSKPVLDYGRIKIPITSLVEKNLIEQQQKFAKTIDQQMTTQLNFQQYAVMAWNVFSQPFNISEEYNTWLKVTPVKVNITPLKFYGNQINTNLGIDVYSETFTGSKPAASPTINSAANFNFLPNLADQFSLQTTANIPFTEASNIARQTFLNKEFDIQNSKVKVTDIRVYGIDDKIMIEAQTEGYIKGTAIISGIPVYDEVKRKIVLSNTKFKLKTMNILHKTASVLFQGKIVKTIEQEYGIPTQELEDNAKKSIEEAFNKEYYKGLKMNGRVFNLKPSKILLTSTGITAVIDTNASLKLLLNGM
- a CDS encoding RDD family protein — its product is MRKYLQIIDRNRGTKWQRFANYFIDRLIINIFFFGFGAFGVLIDQLLGTYYFTNFLLKISQIGRFGDILLTSFIYFMYAFLMEYFTNGRTIGKYITGTKVIMTDGERPTLSNYFIRNISRIVPFDVFSFLGENGWHDSWSDTRVINIKNYEAERQAKSEIDSLGTKEIA